The Brumimicrobium sp. genomic interval GTGAAGGCTAAAGACAGCATGCGGTCACTTTCTAACCATAGTGCTGTTTCTAAATTCTGAGAAGGAACTACGTCATAATAATTGGTGATATCATTATTAGTGAATGCATTATTACTACCACCAGCCTTTTGAAGTGGTCCATCAAAATCTGGGATATTTATAGAGCCGCCAAACATTAAATGTTCAAATAAATGGGCAAATCCAGTCCTCTCTGGATCTTCGTCACGTGCTCCTACATCGTATAGTGTGTTAACAACGGCTAATGGTGTGCTTGTGTCTTTGTGGAAAATGACGCGTAATCCGTTATTTAGAGTGAATTTCTCGTATGTTATCATTAAAAATTAAATTTGGAATGTGTGCTTTGATCGGCAAGGGCTTTTTTGTAGTCTGTAATAATATTTTCAACAATTTGAGCTGCTGGAAGAACTTCATCAATTAATCCTGAAATTTGTCCAATTTCTAGCTCTCCTTCTTCCAAATCACCTTCAAACATTCCTTTCTTGGCTCTTCCTCTGCCTAGGAGTTGTTCTAAATCTTCTTTGGTTTTACATTGGGCATACGCATCTTGCACCTCTTTGTAAAATTTATTTTTGATGAGACGAACAGGTACCAACTCTTTTAGCGTGAGTGCGGTATCTCCGTCTTGTGCTTCTACCACTACTTGTTTGAAATTTGGATGACCAGAACTTTCTATAGAAGCGACGAAACGACTTCCAATTTGAACTGCATCAGCGCCTAAATTCATAGCTGCAAGCATTCCAGCGCCTGTTCCAATTCCACCTGCTGCAATCAGAGGAATACTAATTTCCCTTGCTACCATAGGAATAAGACAGAAGGTAGTAGTTTCATCAATTCCGTTATGTCCCCCAGCTTCAAATCCTTCCGCAACAATAGCATCTACTCCAGCTGCTTCAGCTTTTTTTGCAAACTTCACTCCTGGAACGACATGTACTACTTTAATTCCATGATTATGTAGGTGTTCCGTCCAAGTTTTAGGATTCCCTGCAGAGGTAAAAACAATAGGAACCTTGTATTTGATAATTGTTTCTACATGCTTCTCAATATCTGGATATATTAATGGCAAGTTCACAGCAAAAGGTTTGTCTGTGGCAGCTTTGCATTTCTGAACATGTTCCTCTAACACCTCTGGATACATGCTTCCAGAGCCAATAATTCCTAATCCACCTGCATTTGAAACAGCAGCAGCCAATCTCCACCCCGAATTCCAAATCATACCTGCTTGAATCAACGGGTATTGAATCCCAAACAGCTCTGTTATTCTATTTTTAACCATGTTTTTATCTTAAAGATGCTAGTTTCAAAACTACTAATTTTTTGCAAATAGGGTAGGGATTGAATAGAAACAAATGATAAATTATCTTAACTTCGTTGCAATTTCATTTTGAGTGGGAAAAGGAATAAAGAAAATAGTCATTGATGTCGCAAAGATTGTATTGCCCTTAGGTGTTGGGGTGTATCTTACTTGGTATCTTTTTAGTTCAATGGATATAGCCACTAAAACAATCTTTTATGATGCTATAAAACATGCGAATTATTTTTGGATATTCCTAGCTTTGATATTTGCGTTAGCAAGTCATGTATTACGTGCATATCGTTGGAGATTCATGCTGGAGCCATTGGGTGTCAAACCTAATTTCTGGCATAGATATCATGCGGTTATGATAGGTTATTTGATGAATTTACTAATTCCTCGTGCTGGGGAAGCTTCTCGTGCTGCCATGTTATATCGTACAGATCGTATTCCTTTTGCAAAAAGTTTTGGAACTATCATTGCCGAGCGTGTATTTGATGTAGCAATGACTGGAATTATTTTTTTGTTTGCGATAACAGTTAGTATGGAGGATTTGCTTTCGATAAAGGAAACCGTTATTAAAAATTCTACCCGAGTGGAAGGTGAAACTGGCAACGGAATTCTCTTTATAATTGGGGGAGTGTTTCTACTTGGTCTGTTTATGCTCATTATCTTCTGGCTTAAGTCACCCACTTTTAAAGAAAAAATTATACAATTTGTACGTGGAATGTTCAATGGGATCTTTTCTATTTTTAAATCAAAACATCCATTTCAATTTCTATTTTACACCTTATTGATTTGGTTGTTTTATCTTATAAACTTCAGTTTATGTTTTAAAGCCTTTGAACAAACTCAAGATTTTCCATTGGAGGGCATTTTGGTTGGGTTTATAGCAGGAACTTTCGGTGTTGCATTTACTAATGGAGGAATTGGAGCTTATCCATACTTAGTTGGAATTGTGGTGATGTATTTTATTGGAACACAATATGACTCAAAAGAAATGGTAGAAGGTATTGGAAAAGCGTTAGGAATGATTATTTGGTCTTCGCAAACTATTCTACTCATTATTTTAGGAATAATTTCATTAATTTTCCTACCGCGAAATTATAATAAGGAGCAAGATGAGAAAATGGGATAAGCTACAACGTAAAATAGTTTCATTGGATGAAGCTAAAACAATTTTAACATCATGGAAAAACGATGAAAAAATAGTTGGCTTTACCAATGGTTGTTTTGATATCTTACATAGAGGGCATGTTGTGTATTTAGCTAAAGCTGCATCTCTTTCAGACTATTTAGTTGTTGCAGTAAATTCGGATGATAGCGTGCGTAGGCAAAATAAAGGACCGGAACGCCCCATCAACGATGAAAATTCAAGAGCTGTCGTTGTCGCTTCATTAGAGGTTGTAGATTTAGTTGTGATTTTTGATGATGACACACCTAAGGATGTTATTGAGTATTTGCTACCAACTATTTTAGTAAAGGGAGCCGATTACGATGCCCAAGAAACAAATGAAAATAGTAAAAAGTATATTGTTGGGTCTAAAGAAGTGAGAGCAAATGGAGGAGAGGTCTTTACGATTGACCTGGAAGAGGGGTATTCGACAACCAGTATTGTAGAAAAATTACGAACAAAGTAAGTCCTATTGAGTTAGTTCCTTACTCAATCGTTTAATCACAAACACTTGATAAATCAAAGTAACCCCAAAGAGAATTACAAATTGAATGAGAATTGCTTTAGAAAGATCTGAATATTTTATTTTGATAAATACAGTAAATGCAATGCAAGCAATGAGCTGTATGGTTGTAAAAACCATAAATGTTTGTACAAAATCTATTTTTAATTTTTTATTCTTTAGACTAGTAAATAGAGCGATACGTATTCCTTCTACAAAAAGCAATGTTGTATATGCTAAGATGAGTTCTTTTCCAAAATAAAGGTGAGAATTGATAGATGCAATTCCGTAATGAATTGCAATAATTCCTATAAAAAATAGAAAAGAAACCCAATTATTTTTTAGTATTGCTATCATCTTCCTTTCCTATTTTAATTACTAATCGTATAATTTGGAATAAAGATCCAAAAATAGCCAATAAGGTAAGCACAAGCGTCCAAACGGGAGTTTTATTTCCTTGTTTTTCATCTAACCAGCGACCGCCGAGTGCTGCGACAGTTATTAGAATTCCCATTTGGATAGCAATATTAGAAAATCTGAGATAATTAGAGATACGTTTTTTGTTCTCCTTATTTTCAGTTTCAGACATTCAGTTGCTTATATTAGGATGAGTGAACTTCTTCGTGAATTTGTTCATGAATTTCTTCATGAATAGGGATGTCTTTTGTTACTTCCTTTTTAGGAGAAGGTATTGCATTCTTTTTCTCTCCAGTGAAGATATTACCTTCCAATTTAGCACCATCATCTATTATTAATCGAGCTGTTATTATGTTTCCATAAACATTTGCAGTTTTATGAAGGGTAAGTACGGTAGAGGATTCAATATTTCCTGTTACTGTACCATTTATCTCAACCTCAATAGCTGTAATGTGCCCATCAATGAAGCCTTCTTCTCCTAAGACAAGTTTTCCTTCACACTGAACGTTTCCCTTAATTTTTCCATCTATTCTTAGACTACTCGCTGTAGAGATATCTCCAAAAATTTCTGTTCCTGAAACTAATCTATTTAACTTATCTGGATTTTCAGAATAATTTTTCTTGTTTTCACCTTTAAACATAGTCTCTATTTTTTATTACATAAAGTTTGACTGGAAGAATATACGGTACTCATCCAATTTTTGTTGCTGTAACATTATTTTAATATTCTCTTTTGATATAAAGAAAATCTCATTTGATTGATAATCTTTTACATGTTTAGGTGTTCTTTGGAGGTCTTTAATGTAGGATTCTGCTTCTCCGGAAGAGTTGAATGTCTTCACCAAGATATAGTTGAATTTATCATATATCTGAGGAGAAGTAGATAAATCTATCCTACTGAAATATTCTTTATTAAACATAGAAATGTTGTTGGCCGATGTGTTTACAGTTTGGTTTTCTTTTAAGAAGATAATCACATAGTATTCCTTGGAATCAAGGCTAAATAAATTGTCATTGGCTGATGCATTATCTTCGAACATAGGAATTCCATTAGTGATATAATCGATTAATTCCTTTGCCCTAGCAGCTGATTCAGACTCAGGGAATTCTTCAATAAGTTGATTCAGTACAGGGAGTAAGGTTGTTTTATCCGAATTTATTCTACCCATTGCCATTGCCTTTAGGAGCATGTATTGTTCACGGAATCTGTTGTCTAATTCTTCCTCAATTACTTTATCTGCTTTAATAATAACTGGATAGTATAAGCCTTGCTCATAACGGGTAACAGATCTCAAATAATCTTGTAAGGCTAATTCATCACGTTCTTTCTTCTTTATAAAGTAATCAGGGTCACGCAAGTAGTTAGCATAATCTGAATTTGGATAATTATTTAAAATATACTCTCTATAAGGCTGTTCTTTTCCAGTTCCTTCATAGATCTTATATAATTGGAAAGCAGAAACAACGTTATGTTTATTTTCAATATTTTTATCAATTACTCGTTGGAATTGTGTCGCAGCTAATTGATCTTCACTTAATTGATCTTTGTAGATCCTTCCAGCATTGAATAGTGCTGCTAATAACCGTTCATTACTTGCCACTAGCGCGGAGTCTGTTAAAGGAATATCGCCCATTAAATCACTTGGGGATAGTTCAGCTACAGGTATATTTTTTTGAGATTGAGAAACGACAATGTTTGCTGAATCTGATATGGATGCTGTATCAGCAATAGGAATATTGATATCGACACGATTCGGTTTATTAGTTAATCTCCAGTAATCTGTATTTTCACGTTGCCCCCATGAACGTTTAAAGTCTTCTAATCCCTCCTGCATGGTTTTAGTGTTACTAAAATAGAACTTACTACCTGTTTTGGAGTTTTGTTTTTCATAGGTTTGTTGAAGTTTTCTTAATTGTTCAGCTTTAGCAGCCTCTCTTTCTTTACGTTCTTGCTCATCTTTTTGAAGTTTTTTAATTACGTTTTTCAGGAAAACTTCTCTTTCTTTCTCTCCCAACCCTGCGATGTGTTGCACGCTGTCTTCAAACTCTACAATTTCTATATTTTTTACAAGTTCTGAAAGTTTCTCAGCTTTTTTCTTTATGATTTCGTAATTTACGTATGTTTCTGGAACTACTTGAGCAGAACTATCGTAATAACGCTGAGCTTCAACATAGTGTTTATCCTCCAAAGCCATATCACCTAACTTCTCATAACTAATACCTTTCTGACGTGGATTGTTGATGGAGTAGAATGCTGAGCGAGAAAGATAGTATTTAGCTTGTTTTCTATCAGGTCTTTTTAATTCCACCTGGGCCATTGAATAATAGATTTGATCTCTAAACTCGAAATAACGTTCCTCTTTGGATAAACTTATTAATTCTTTAATCATTTGATCACCTGCTAAATCGCTTACGATAGCACGATTAATCTTTGCATTAAACATCATTTCGAAAGGTGCATTTTTCTTTATAGCTGCAGTATAGTATTCTCTAGCTTCAGGATTGTCTTGTTGTTGTAATAATTGGGCGATGATAAAATTTAATCTCGCTTTGTCTCCTTTCTTTTTAGCTTTAGAAAGAGCAAATTTTAGCTGTTCTAAGGCTTCTTTATTATCATTCTTTTTAAAGGCTAACATTGCCTTAGTCTTTGCAAATTCAAAATCAAAATTCTTAGGGAAGTCTGGCGTTTTACCTGTTTTCTTTGAATTCTTTCCCTTTTTTGAACTTTTACTTTTTTTGGTATCTTTCTTATCCTTATCGTTTTCTACACTTAATTTAAGTTGTTCTATCTTCTGCATAGTTCGTGTAGCATTCGTTAAATCGTTTGTAACGATCTCTGTTTTCATCTTCCACAGTTCTCCCCAATACTTACTAGGCTTATCTGTATAGAATTTACCTACATATTCAAATGTTTTTAAAGCTTTCTCGTAATCTCTGCGTATATAATTAGCTTGCCCAATCATCAACCAGTTATAGTCAATCCATTTCGCATGTTCATCCTTCTTTAACATAGGTTGAGAGGAAGTAGGCATACTGTGTTTGGTGATTACTTTTTGACATTTTACTATAGCAGTATCTACGATAGGATAAATAGATGTTACATCTTCTTCATTTGGGTACAATTCTACAGGGAGTATTTCTGTAAAGTCTTCTCTAGCTTTTTCTCGGTATTCAATTAAACCGATTCGTATCAATTCTTTGGCATTAAAATATCCGTTGTATTTGGCTGTAGTACTGTGGTATGCACGATTTATGAAGGTGTTTTTCTCTGTCGAACACGCACTAAATACAAATAGGATTACGAGCATTAAATAAATGCTAATTCCAATTGATCTGAATTGAAGTTTATACATAAAAAAATTCTAATCCGTTGTAATAACTCGAATCTTACAAAAATATTATTTATTCTTGAATAAAATTGAATTTCTGAAGACATAAAAAAAAGAAGAAACTTTTGGCATCTTCTTTTTTTTATTTTTTTTTAGGTGTATTTTGTTTACTTTTCTGTTTTTACTAATTGCGTAGTAAAGGAAATTGTCACATCTGGCCATAACTTAGATTCATTATCTCCTTCTCCAGTGTGCAGAGCTTTACATTCATTATTTAAAGCTGTAATACCTGTAGTAGCATCCCAATCTTCCACATTAATTTCAGCATTGAATGTAAAAAAGCCATCTTCAGAAAATTCATAAGTACCTTCTACTTCTTTGGATATGTTATTCATGGTTATTGAGATAATTGCTTTTCCAGTTTCTTCATCAATACGAACTACATTTCCAGATATTTTTTCAGTATTAATTGTTCCAAAAAAGAATTCATTGATTTTAGCATCTCTACCAGCATCTTTTGTATCAAGGCTATTGATAGGGATTTCGAAATTTAAACTTCTAACTATTGCCAAAGGATCTTCGCTTACAGTTGTACCAGTCAGGTTGATTTGAGTAAATGCACCCCCAACTCCCTTCTTAGATAAGAATTTGTAAGCTGTAAATTCAACTTTGGCCGTGGCCGCATCCAAAGTATATTGAATTACGTCGTTTTTGATTTCTTCTTCTTTCTCATTAGAGTTGGTACAACTAACCAATATTAATCCACCTAAAATTAAGGCGAATAAGAATTTCATACTTTTTTTCATGACATCAATTTTTTTGTAAATTTATTAAGTCTTAACTTCATTTAAAAGGATTCTATCACTTTTTATTGAAAACAAACAAAGTTCACTTTAGTTTTTTAGAATAATCATTAATTTAGGTGCCAAAGATTTTTTTATGAAAACAACAAACAAACAAAAGGGTATTTACTTTGGTATATTTCTTTTAATCTTTTTTTTAGTAGCATGGATTTCTCAAACAAGTATCGGAGTTGCTGTAGATGAATTTGGACACGAGCTTGGTAATAGACCCCAGTCTGTTGTTTTTACCCAAATAATGGAATTAATCTCAAAAAGTGGCACACTTGCTATAGTAGGATTCTCATTGTTGTTTAGTATCATCTTCGCTTGGAAAAGAAAATGGGTAGATTTAATATTTTATTATTTTGTGCTTATAGGCGGGATTATTTTTAATCTTGTTTTAAAGGAAATTGCACGTCGCCCACGTCCAGAAGGGAGAGAGTTTTATGAATTATTTGGACACCAACTTGAATCTTTTAGTTTTCCAAGTGGACATACTATGCGGGCTACCATTTTATTTCTTGTGCTCGTAATCTTTGTCTTTAAATATGTAAAAAACCAGCATTATCAAAAATTAGCAGTCACATTTTGTTTGTTCTATATTTTGTTGATGGGTTTTAGTCGGATTATGCTTAATATGCATTTCATAACGGATGTTGTAGGTGCCATTGCTGCTTCTTTTGCTTGGGTGTTCTTATGTCTCATTTTGATGCATTTTGTAACTCGACGTTTCTTAGTGAAATAATCTTTATCGTTTCCCAAACCAACGTTTTACTTGGTTTGTGTATGTGATATATTCTTTTCCAAACCTATAACTTAAATAGTGTTCTTCACGTGGAATTACATAAAAATGGAGTATAGCAAAAAAGATAGGGGTTGAGATGATAGTCCACCAATTTCCCAATAAAATAGCAAAGGCTAGATATCCTGCTAACAAGCCTATATACATCGGATTCCTTGTTAACGAATATATGCCTGTAGTTTGAAGCGAGGAAGCTGACTTAAAGGTTTCAACAGTTGTTTTACCTATCCAGAAGATACGAATTCCTAATCCTCCCACAAAGAATGCAAGAATCATAAAAGACCACCCAATTAATTGCATGGGTATAGTGTCTAAATTAATTAGTTCTATAGGGAGAACATTATATAAGATGGCAGAAATTAGAAAGATAACTATACCAAAAATCGGGGGTTGTATATATACTCCTGGATGTTGCGGTTCTTTTTTCATTGTATTTTTTCCGAAGA includes:
- a CDS encoding nitronate monooxygenase, encoding MVKNRITELFGIQYPLIQAGMIWNSGWRLAAAVSNAGGLGIIGSGSMYPEVLEEHVQKCKAATDKPFAVNLPLIYPDIEKHVETIIKYKVPIVFTSAGNPKTWTEHLHNHGIKVVHVVPGVKFAKKAEAAGVDAIVAEGFEAGGHNGIDETTTFCLIPMVAREISIPLIAAGGIGTGAGMLAAMNLGADAVQIGSRFVASIESSGHPNFKQVVVEAQDGDTALTLKELVPVRLIKNKFYKEVQDAYAQCKTKEDLEQLLGRGRAKKGMFEGDLEEGELEIGQISGLIDEVLPAAQIVENIITDYKKALADQSTHSKFNF
- a CDS encoding flippase-like domain-containing protein, which gives rise to MGKGIKKIVIDVAKIVLPLGVGVYLTWYLFSSMDIATKTIFYDAIKHANYFWIFLALIFALASHVLRAYRWRFMLEPLGVKPNFWHRYHAVMIGYLMNLLIPRAGEASRAAMLYRTDRIPFAKSFGTIIAERVFDVAMTGIIFLFAITVSMEDLLSIKETVIKNSTRVEGETGNGILFIIGGVFLLGLFMLIIFWLKSPTFKEKIIQFVRGMFNGIFSIFKSKHPFQFLFYTLLIWLFYLINFSLCFKAFEQTQDFPLEGILVGFIAGTFGVAFTNGGIGAYPYLVGIVVMYFIGTQYDSKEMVEGIGKALGMIIWSSQTILLIILGIISLIFLPRNYNKEQDEKMG
- a CDS encoding adenylyltransferase/cytidyltransferase family protein, giving the protein MRKWDKLQRKIVSLDEAKTILTSWKNDEKIVGFTNGCFDILHRGHVVYLAKAASLSDYLVVAVNSDDSVRRQNKGPERPINDENSRAVVVASLEVVDLVVIFDDDTPKDVIEYLLPTILVKGADYDAQETNENSKKYIVGSKEVRANGGEVFTIDLEEGYSTTSIVEKLRTK
- a CDS encoding AtpZ/AtpI family protein, which encodes MSETENKENKKRISNYLRFSNIAIQMGILITVAALGGRWLDEKQGNKTPVWTLVLTLLAIFGSLFQIIRLVIKIGKEDDSNTKK
- a CDS encoding polymer-forming cytoskeletal protein gives rise to the protein MFKGENKKNYSENPDKLNRLVSGTEIFGDISTASSLRIDGKIKGNVQCEGKLVLGEEGFIDGHITAIEVEINGTVTGNIESSTVLTLHKTANVYGNIITARLIIDDGAKLEGNIFTGEKKNAIPSPKKEVTKDIPIHEEIHEQIHEEVHSS
- a CDS encoding YceI family protein, translating into MKFLFALILGGLILVSCTNSNEKEEEIKNDVIQYTLDAATAKVEFTAYKFLSKKGVGGAFTQINLTGTTVSEDPLAIVRSLNFEIPINSLDTKDAGRDAKINEFFFGTINTEKISGNVVRIDEETGKAIISITMNNISKEVEGTYEFSEDGFFTFNAEINVEDWDATTGITALNNECKALHTGEGDNESKLWPDVTISFTTQLVKTEK
- a CDS encoding phosphatase PAP2 family protein, translating into MKTTNKQKGIYFGIFLLIFFLVAWISQTSIGVAVDEFGHELGNRPQSVVFTQIMELISKSGTLAIVGFSLLFSIIFAWKRKWVDLIFYYFVLIGGIIFNLVLKEIARRPRPEGREFYELFGHQLESFSFPSGHTMRATILFLVLVIFVFKYVKNQHYQKLAVTFCLFYILLMGFSRIMLNMHFITDVVGAIAASFAWVFLCLILMHFVTRRFLVK
- a CDS encoding isoprenylcysteine carboxylmethyltransferase family protein is translated as MKKEPQHPGVYIQPPIFGIVIFLISAILYNVLPIELINLDTIPMQLIGWSFMILAFFVGGLGIRIFWIGKTTVETFKSASSLQTTGIYSLTRNPMYIGLLAGYLAFAILLGNWWTIISTPIFFAILHFYVIPREEHYLSYRFGKEYITYTNQVKRWFGKR